A window from Lachnoanaerobaculum umeaense encodes these proteins:
- the modA gene encoding molybdate ABC transporter substrate-binding protein: MRLKNICKVLGVVAALTLVGCGGQKAAETTAPETTTVAAETTKEETTSAEETKAESKGDASAINVFAAASLKGAMEEIIVEYNKANPDVKIALNTDSSGKLQTQIEEGFACDIFFSAGKKQMEKLKEGGFIKEGTDVDLLHNKLCIVAPKESETKVTGIANIKDAKSISIGETTVPAGAYAREALSKAYPDLGISKESTGAELQEKLGLEVIENSNVTKTLLSVVEGFGEVGFVYVTDTYGKDDVQIIEKIDESLSGKITYPIARVNNDEADEKTSAEADKFYDYLKSDAAKKVFEKYLYE; the protein is encoded by the coding sequence ATGAGATTAAAAAATATTTGTAAAGTTTTGGGTGTAGTTGCAGCATTGACATTAGTAGGTTGTGGCGGACAAAAGGCTGCAGAAACTACAGCACCTGAAACTACAACTGTAGCAGCGGAAACAACAAAAGAGGAAACAACATCTGCAGAAGAAACAAAGGCAGAGAGCAAAGGGGATGCATCAGCAATAAATGTATTTGCAGCAGCATCACTTAAGGGGGCAATGGAAGAGATTATTGTTGAGTACAACAAAGCTAATCCTGATGTAAAGATTGCTTTAAATACAGATTCATCAGGTAAACTTCAGACTCAAATCGAGGAAGGATTTGCATGTGATATCTTCTTTAGTGCAGGAAAGAAGCAGATGGAGAAGTTAAAAGAAGGTGGATTTATCAAAGAAGGTACAGATGTGGATCTGCTTCACAATAAACTTTGTATAGTAGCTCCTAAGGAGTCCGAGACAAAGGTTACAGGTATTGCCAATATAAAGGATGCCAAGTCAATATCAATCGGTGAGACTACAGTTCCTGCAGGTGCATATGCAAGAGAGGCACTTTCAAAGGCATATCCCGACCTTGGTATCAGCAAGGAGAGTACAGGAGCTGAGCTTCAGGAGAAGCTTGGACTTGAAGTGATTGAAAACTCTAATGTTACAAAAACACTTTTATCTGTTGTAGAGGGATTTGGTGAAGTAGGATTTGTATATGTTACAGATACTTATGGAAAAGATGATGTTCAGATTATTGAAAAAATAGATGAGAGCCTCAGTGGAAAAATCACATATCCTATAGCAAGAGTAAACAATGATGAGGCTGATGAAAAAACAAGTGCTGAAGCTGACAAGTTCTATGATTACTTGAAGTCAGATGCTGCAAAGAAGGTATTTGAAAAATATTTATATGAGTAA
- the mog gene encoding molybdopterin adenylyltransferase, giving the protein MENNIEVLAVCISEKKGTEKKEVEKIVLKEEWGIEGDAHAGKWHRQVSLLAFEKIDAFRKKGAEVDFGAFGENIIVGGVDLGSIPVGTVLEIGEAKLKVTQIGKECHSHCNIYKKMGDCIMPREGIFAEVLKGGVVQKGESIRVIEKGEGPYRVGIITVSDRASKGEYEDKSGPMIKELVEAAGMEVVDYIIVPDEKGQIAKKLLHFSDQRQVDLVFTTGGTGFSKRDVTPEATKQVVEREVPGIGEALRSYSLTITPKAMLSRQTAGIRGNTLIINLPGSPKACKENIDYIMKSLIHGLGILSGRETN; this is encoded by the coding sequence ATGGAAAATAATATAGAAGTTTTAGCAGTATGTATAAGTGAGAAAAAAGGTACTGAGAAAAAAGAAGTTGAAAAAATTGTATTAAAAGAAGAATGGGGCATTGAGGGAGATGCACATGCAGGAAAATGGCATAGACAGGTGAGTTTATTGGCATTTGAAAAAATAGATGCTTTCAGAAAAAAAGGTGCCGAAGTTGATTTCGGAGCATTTGGTGAGAATATAATTGTAGGTGGCGTAGACCTTGGAAGTATACCTGTGGGAACTGTCCTTGAAATAGGCGAAGCAAAACTAAAAGTTACACAGATAGGTAAGGAGTGTCACAGTCACTGTAATATATATAAAAAAATGGGGGACTGCATTATGCCAAGAGAGGGCATATTTGCAGAAGTATTAAAAGGGGGAGTTGTACAAAAGGGAGAGAGTATAAGAGTTATTGAAAAAGGAGAAGGTCCATACAGAGTGGGTATAATTACCGTTTCTGACAGAGCTTCAAAAGGAGAATATGAGGATAAATCAGGTCCTATGATAAAGGAGTTGGTGGAAGCTGCCGGAATGGAAGTGGTTGATTATATTATAGTTCCGGATGAGAAGGGCCAAATAGCTAAAAAACTATTGCATTTCAGTGATCAAAGACAGGTGGATTTAGTATTTACCACAGGTGGTACAGGATTTTCAAAAAGAGATGTAACTCCGGAAGCTACGAAGCAGGTGGTGGAAAGAGAAGTACCGGGTATAGGAGAGGCACTTAGAAGTTATTCTCTTACAATCACACCAAAGGCTATGTTAAGTCGCCAAACTGCCGGTATAAGAGGAAATACTCTGATAATAAATTTACCGGGTAGTCCAAAGGCCTGTAAAGAGAACATTGATTATATAATGAAATCACTTATACATGGTTTAGGTATTTTAAGTGGTAGAGAAACAAATTAA
- the moaA gene encoding GTP 3',8-cyclase MoaA — MRDCYNRKIDYMRISVTNRCNFRCTYCMPETKKVEETLSLDEIYEVALAASECGITKYKITGGEPLIRDGIVDFIKKLHILDNIKDITMTTNGFYLEKLAKDLKDAGLSSVNISLDTLERDKFKKIAGVDALNDVMAGMKEAINAGISTKINTVIQKGVNDDELFDIIELAKNDRLNIRFIEMMPIGHGKESTGVSNVEILERIKERYNVAEDNKRHGNGPAKYIKLEGFTGSIGFISAMHGKFCNSCNRIRFTSTGKLKPCLCYESNIDVKDILKNTEIGSEKKHNILKEKIRECIAGKPEAHAFEDLSKISEMKDMVEIGG; from the coding sequence ATGAGAGATTGTTACAATAGAAAAATTGACTATATGAGAATCTCCGTTACCAACAGATGCAATTTCAGATGCACATATTGTATGCCTGAAACAAAAAAAGTGGAAGAGACTCTAAGTCTGGATGAAATATACGAAGTGGCACTTGCAGCAAGCGAATGTGGTATAACAAAGTATAAGATCACAGGTGGTGAGCCTCTTATAAGAGATGGTATAGTTGATTTTATAAAAAAACTTCATATCTTAGATAATATAAAAGACATTACAATGACAACAAACGGGTTTTACCTTGAAAAGCTTGCAAAAGATCTAAAAGATGCGGGACTTTCAAGTGTAAATATAAGTCTGGATACTTTGGAGAGAGATAAATTCAAAAAAATTGCCGGCGTTGATGCATTAAATGATGTAATGGCAGGTATGAAAGAAGCTATAAATGCAGGAATAAGTACGAAGATAAATACAGTAATACAAAAGGGTGTAAATGATGATGAGCTTTTTGATATTATAGAGCTTGCTAAGAATGATAGATTAAATATCAGATTTATAGAGATGATGCCTATAGGGCATGGCAAGGAATCAACAGGGGTAAGCAATGTAGAGATCCTTGAAAGAATAAAAGAAAGATACAATGTCGCCGAGGATAATAAAAGACATGGAAATGGTCCGGCAAAGTATATAAAGCTTGAAGGATTTACCGGATCTATAGGTTTTATCAGTGCAATGCACGGAAAATTTTGTAACTCTTGTAATAGAATCAGATTTACATCTACAGGTAAATTAAAACCATGTCTTTGTTATGAATCAAATATTGATGTAAAGGATATTTTAAAAAATACTGAAATCGGATCTGAAAAAAAGCACAATATATTAAAAGAAAAAATTAGAGAATGTATAGCAGGAAAGCCGGAAGCTCATGCTTTTGAAGACTTGTCAAAGATTAGTGAAATGAAAGATATGGTAGAAATAGGTGGGTAA
- a CDS encoding XdhC family protein, which translates to MNKELYKKIEESKGKKAFVITSLGDKDFGGKAIIQDGELIWESPNTSFFSENLKELAKIDETGVINVAGNRLYFEQICNNKKIVICGAGHVSLALIKMGSLLGFEMVVIEDREEFAAKAKEAGADRVYCEEFGPGLQKLDSDYDTYYVIVTRGHQWDRLCIREILKKPYAYVGLMGSKRRVGFVLQDIKEEGFNQEQVDKIYTPIGLNINSETPAEIAISILGEIISVKNVKKKNAGYVDGMLEKIINSNERMMMSTIIGKKGSAPREIGAKALFIEDGSFLGTIGGGKAEHDIYTEANRILKENIEMKAFILEVNLTDSEASLEGMVCGGRIEVLLEPV; encoded by the coding sequence ATGAACAAGGAACTTTATAAGAAAATAGAAGAGTCAAAAGGAAAGAAGGCATTTGTCATTACTTCTTTGGGTGATAAAGACTTTGGAGGCAAGGCGATAATACAGGATGGTGAGCTTATTTGGGAAAGCCCTAATACAAGTTTTTTTTCAGAAAACCTTAAAGAACTTGCGAAGATAGATGAAACAGGCGTTATAAATGTAGCAGGTAACAGACTTTATTTTGAGCAGATATGTAATAATAAAAAGATAGTAATATGTGGTGCAGGGCATGTAAGTCTTGCACTTATAAAGATGGGAAGCTTGCTTGGCTTTGAAATGGTAGTAATAGAGGACAGAGAAGAGTTTGCAGCTAAGGCAAAGGAAGCAGGAGCTGACAGAGTGTACTGCGAAGAGTTTGGCCCCGGACTTCAAAAGCTTGATTCAGATTATGATACCTATTATGTTATCGTTACCAGAGGTCATCAATGGGATAGACTATGTATAAGAGAAATACTTAAAAAGCCATATGCCTATGTGGGGCTTATGGGATCAAAAAGACGTGTAGGCTTTGTTTTACAGGATATCAAGGAAGAAGGATTTAATCAGGAGCAGGTGGATAAAATATACACTCCTATCGGTCTTAATATAAATTCAGAAACACCTGCTGAGATAGCAATTTCTATTTTGGGAGAGATAATTTCCGTAAAGAATGTTAAGAAGAAAAATGCAGGTTATGTTGATGGTATGCTTGAAAAGATTATAAACAGCAATGAAAGAATGATGATGTCAACTATTATCGGTAAGAAGGGCTCTGCACCAAGAGAAATAGGGGCTAAGGCATTATTTATTGAAGATGGAAGCTTTTTGGGAACCATTGGAGGTGGAAAGGCCGAGCATGATATTTATACAGAAGCAAACAGAATACTTAAAGAAAATATTGAAATGAAGGCTTTTATACTTGAGGTAAACTTGACAGATAGCGAAGCAAGCCTGGAGGGTATGGTTTGCGGTGGAAGAATAGAAGTATTGCTTGAGCCGGTTTAA
- a CDS encoding molybdopterin-binding protein, with amino-acid sequence MRLIDTKDAVGHMLCHDITQIIKGEKKGPVFRKGHIIRQEDVEVLLSVGKDHIYIWEVNENMLHENDAALMLYDMCKNEHLKRDPDIKEGKVELIAECDGLLKIDKERINKLNSLGEMMIASIHDNFPVKAGQHLAGMRVIPLIIEKEKMEKAKEIVGDKPLFELLPYRQKKVGIVTTGNEVYYGRIKDTFTPVVINKMKEYGAEVIAHEISSDDVEMEIECIKKVMAAGADIVLCTGGMSVDPDDKTPYAIGQNASRVITYGAPVLPGAMFMLAYGGKNENVTFMGLPGCVMYEKKTIFDIVLPRIMAGEKVEKSDIDILGVGGYCMHCPTCIFPNCSFGVS; translated from the coding sequence ATGCGACTTATTGATACAAAAGATGCCGTAGGGCATATGCTCTGTCATGATATAACACAGATAATAAAAGGAGAAAAGAAAGGTCCCGTATTCAGAAAGGGACATATTATAAGACAAGAGGATGTGGAAGTATTACTTTCAGTAGGTAAGGATCATATCTATATCTGGGAAGTAAATGAGAACATGTTGCATGAAAATGATGCGGCACTTATGCTTTATGATATGTGTAAGAATGAACATCTTAAAAGAGATCCGGATATCAAAGAGGGTAAGGTGGAGTTGATTGCAGAATGTGACGGACTCTTAAAGATAGATAAGGAAAGAATTAATAAGCTCAATTCACTTGGCGAGATGATGATTGCAAGTATACATGATAACTTTCCTGTGAAAGCCGGTCAGCATCTTGCAGGTATGAGAGTCATACCGCTTATCATAGAAAAAGAAAAAATGGAAAAGGCAAAGGAAATAGTGGGAGACAAGCCTCTCTTTGAACTTTTACCATACAGACAAAAGAAAGTCGGAATAGTGACTACAGGTAATGAAGTTTACTATGGAAGAATAAAGGATACCTTTACACCTGTGGTTATAAACAAAATGAAAGAATATGGTGCAGAAGTTATAGCACATGAGATAAGCAGCGATGATGTGGAGATGGAAATAGAGTGCATTAAAAAGGTAATGGCTGCAGGAGCAGATATCGTACTTTGCACAGGTGGAATGAGTGTTGATCCTGATGATAAGACACCTTATGCTATAGGACAGAATGCAAGCAGGGTTATTACTTATGGAGCACCTGTACTTCCGGGTGCTATGTTTATGCTTGCCTATGGCGGTAAAAATGAAAATGTAACCTTTATGGGACTTCCGGGCTGTGTAATGTATGAGAAGAAAACAATATTTGATATTGTATTGCCAAGAATTATGGCAGGGGAAAAGGTGGAAAAGTCTGATATAGATATATTGGGAGTTGGCGGGTATTGCATGCATTGTCCGACATGCATATTCCCAAATTGTTCATTTGGTGTGTCATAA
- the hydA gene encoding dihydropyrimidinase, whose amino-acid sequence MKRVFIKGGKIVNSKESFVADILIEDEKISKVFKNGEVAKLDEDTKVIDASGKLIFPGFIDAHTHFDLHVAGTVTCDDFYSGTRAAISGGTTTIIDFGTQYKGETLNEGMDNWLKKAKDGVFCDYGIHMSISDWNEEAKRQCQDMMDRGVTTFKIYLTYDIILQDNEAFEVIQRLKEVGAITGVHCENAGLIFALQQEFVEAGLQNKVSSHYKTRPAAAEAEAIGRILHLAEVAGSDIIDVHLTCKEGLDEIRAARKRGQKVYAETCPQYLTMTNSLYELPRFEGAKYVIAPPLREQSDIDELWRAIADGEIQTVATDHCSFTSEQKKLGMEDFRKIPGGMPGVETRGIVMYSEGVAAGRISAEKMCEVLCENPAKLYGLYDRKGFIEEGFDADIVILDPKAQTKITAATQVSKCDYSPLEGKVLSGHIDKVFLRGSEIVDNAKIKDTPEGKFLERKPYLRF is encoded by the coding sequence ATGAAGAGAGTTTTTATTAAGGGTGGGAAAATAGTAAATTCCAAAGAAAGCTTTGTCGCCGACATACTTATTGAAGATGAGAAAATAAGTAAAGTATTTAAAAACGGTGAGGTAGCTAAGCTTGATGAGGATACAAAGGTTATTGATGCTTCCGGTAAACTTATATTCCCCGGATTTATAGATGCACATACACATTTTGACTTGCATGTTGCAGGTACAGTTACATGTGATGACTTCTATTCAGGAACAAGAGCTGCCATAAGCGGTGGAACTACAACTATTATTGATTTCGGCACCCAGTACAAGGGAGAAACTCTTAACGAGGGTATGGACAACTGGCTTAAGAAAGCTAAAGACGGAGTATTCTGTGACTATGGAATACATATGTCAATCAGTGATTGGAATGAAGAAGCTAAACGTCAGTGTCAGGATATGATGGATAGAGGTGTTACCACTTTTAAAATCTATCTTACATATGACATTATATTACAAGACAATGAAGCTTTTGAGGTAATACAAAGACTTAAGGAAGTTGGGGCTATTACCGGAGTACACTGTGAGAATGCCGGACTTATATTTGCACTTCAGCAGGAATTTGTGGAAGCCGGATTGCAGAACAAAGTATCTTCTCATTATAAGACCAGACCGGCTGCAGCTGAAGCTGAGGCTATCGGAAGAATACTTCACCTTGCAGAGGTGGCAGGCAGTGATATCATTGATGTACATTTGACATGTAAGGAAGGACTTGATGAGATAAGAGCTGCCAGAAAAAGAGGGCAGAAAGTATATGCCGAGACCTGCCCACAGTATCTTACTATGACTAACAGTCTATACGAGTTACCGAGATTTGAAGGTGCCAAGTATGTTATAGCACCACCACTTAGAGAACAGTCTGATATTGATGAGCTTTGGAGAGCGATTGCAGATGGAGAAATTCAGACTGTAGCAACAGATCACTGTTCTTTCACGTCAGAGCAAAAGAAACTTGGAATGGAAGACTTTAGGAAGATTCCGGGAGGAATGCCGGGCGTAGAAACAAGAGGTATTGTGATGTACTCTGAAGGTGTTGCTGCGGGTAGAATTAGTGCAGAAAAGATGTGTGAAGTACTTTGTGAGAATCCTGCAAAACTTTATGGACTTTATGATAGAAAGGGATTCATAGAAGAAGGCTTTGATGCAGATATTGTCATATTAGATCCAAAGGCACAGACTAAGATCACTGCCGCTACTCAGGTTTCAAAATGTGACTATTCACCACTTGAGGGCAAGGTTCTTAGCGGACATATCGATAAAGTGTTCTTGAGAGGTAGTGAAATAGTTGATAATGCCAAAATCAAAGATACTCCGGAGGGTAAATTCTTAGAAAGGAAGCCATATCTCAGATTTTAA
- the ygfK gene encoding putative selenate reductase subunit YgfK, which produces MGDIMTPIPFDRIMERLLEEMEKEGSCYGVKKAYKADKNKFYTIFGRKLETQIGPAAGPHTQLAQNIIAGYYAGARFFELKTVQKMDGRELAACVAKPCITAEDECYNCEWSTELTVQEAFDEYIKGWFALKVISKEWDLGGSDGFQFNISVGYDLAGIKLPKVDNFINGMMDASETPIYKECKEYLEKNLSKFKKFTKADLDAITPDIVNSVTVSTLHGCPPQEIEAIASYLITEKGLNTFVKCNPTLLGYEVAREMLDSMGYDYIAFTDLHFKEDLQYSDAVPMLERLMALASSKNLEFGVKITNTFPVDVKNNELPSQEMYMSGKSLYPLSLLVARNLSRSFNGKLRIAYSGGCDYFNIDKVVGSGIWPVTVATTILKPGGYQRFIEMSEKLEKPEIKAWSGIDVEALEKLVSEVRSDKHHVKPVKPLPNRKSSKKVPYLDCYMAPCVNRCPINQDITTYGILVNEGKYEDALNVILEKNPLPFMTGHICTHTCQSACTRNHYEEDVQIRRNKLIAAQNAFEKVVPTLKSTDKKNLKVAVVGGGPAGIAAAFFLAREGVDVTVFDERDTMGGVVANIIPGFRIPADDIQRDVELAKACGAKFVTNKRIDDINALKAEGFDKVILAIGAHKELPLELEEGKAINALHFLEDFKKTEGKMDLGENVIVVGGGNTAMDVARAAKRVPGVKNVYLAYRRNARYMPADEEELNEAIEDGVEFVTLVSPKSFKGGKLVCAKNVLGEPDASGRRGVKETDELVELPCDTLIASIGESVRGDFYTSNGIEIDKKNLPVLNPVTLETNVKGVYAAGDGAKGASVIVKAIADSKRVCEAIVNHAIGELKISDTTDEKVYSYRGILEEVEEKKADNRCLACDYICENCTEVCPNRANVYVNVKGSHQIVHVDYMCNECGNCETFCPYASAPYKDKLTLFASEADMLDSENDGFVIVKGSKDVKVRIDGQNLVYRIGESNDKLNYRYAELIDTIYNEYEYLLL; this is translated from the coding sequence ATGGGAGATATAATGACACCGATTCCTTTTGATAGGATCATGGAAAGACTCCTTGAGGAGATGGAAAAAGAAGGCTCTTGTTATGGAGTAAAAAAGGCTTATAAGGCTGATAAGAATAAATTTTACACTATTTTCGGAAGAAAATTGGAGACACAGATAGGTCCTGCAGCAGGTCCTCATACACAGCTCGCACAGAATATTATCGCAGGATATTATGCAGGTGCAAGATTCTTTGAGCTTAAGACAGTTCAGAAGATGGACGGTAGAGAGCTTGCAGCTTGTGTGGCTAAGCCATGTATTACAGCTGAAGATGAGTGCTACAACTGTGAGTGGTCTACAGAACTTACAGTTCAGGAAGCTTTTGATGAGTATATCAAGGGTTGGTTTGCACTTAAGGTTATCTCAAAGGAATGGGATCTTGGCGGCAGCGATGGATTCCAGTTCAACATTTCAGTAGGATATGATCTTGCAGGTATTAAGCTTCCTAAGGTTGATAATTTCATCAACGGAATGATGGATGCTTCAGAAACACCTATATACAAAGAGTGTAAGGAATATCTTGAGAAGAATTTAAGCAAGTTCAAGAAGTTTACAAAGGCTGATCTTGATGCTATTACTCCTGATATTGTAAATTCCGTAACAGTATCTACATTGCACGGATGTCCTCCACAGGAGATAGAAGCTATTGCATCATATCTTATTACAGAAAAGGGATTGAATACATTTGTAAAATGTAACCCGACTCTTCTTGGATATGAAGTTGCAAGAGAGATGCTTGACAGCATGGGATACGACTACATTGCGTTTACAGATCTTCACTTTAAAGAGGATTTACAGTACTCGGATGCAGTTCCTATGTTAGAGAGACTTATGGCACTCGCTTCTTCAAAGAACCTTGAGTTCGGCGTTAAGATTACAAATACATTCCCGGTTGATGTAAAGAATAATGAGCTTCCATCACAGGAAATGTACATGTCAGGAAAGTCGCTCTATCCACTTTCACTTCTTGTTGCGAGAAATCTTTCAAGAAGCTTTAACGGCAAGCTTAGAATTGCATATTCAGGTGGTTGTGATTACTTCAATATAGATAAGGTTGTAGGTAGTGGAATCTGGCCTGTAACAGTGGCTACTACTATCTTAAAACCGGGTGGCTATCAGAGATTTATTGAGATGTCAGAGAAGCTTGAAAAGCCTGAGATCAAGGCTTGGTCAGGAATTGATGTAGAGGCTCTTGAGAAGCTTGTTTCAGAGGTTAGAAGTGATAAGCATCACGTTAAGCCGGTTAAGCCGCTTCCAAACAGAAAGTCAAGCAAGAAAGTTCCTTACCTTGATTGCTATATGGCACCTTGTGTAAACAGATGTCCTATCAATCAGGATATTACAACTTACGGAATCCTTGTTAATGAAGGAAAGTATGAGGATGCTCTTAATGTTATCTTAGAGAAGAACCCGCTTCCATTCATGACAGGTCATATCTGTACACATACATGTCAGAGTGCTTGTACAAGAAATCACTATGAAGAAGATGTGCAGATCAGAAGAAATAAGCTTATTGCGGCACAGAACGCATTTGAAAAGGTTGTACCTACTTTAAAGAGCACTGATAAGAAGAACTTAAAGGTTGCTGTAGTAGGTGGTGGTCCTGCAGGTATCGCAGCAGCATTCTTCCTTGCAAGAGAAGGTGTGGATGTTACTGTATTTGATGAGAGAGATACTATGGGTGGTGTTGTTGCAAACATCATTCCGGGATTCAGAATTCCTGCTGATGATATCCAGAGAGACGTAGAGCTTGCAAAGGCTTGCGGAGCAAAGTTTGTTACAAACAAGAGAATTGATGATATAAATGCACTTAAGGCTGAAGGCTTTGATAAGGTTATCCTTGCAATAGGTGCACATAAGGAGCTTCCACTTGAGCTTGAAGAAGGAAAGGCAATAAATGCACTTCACTTCTTAGAGGACTTCAAAAAGACTGAAGGAAAGATGGATCTTGGCGAGAATGTTATCGTTGTAGGTGGTGGAAACACAGCTATGGACGTTGCAAGAGCGGCTAAGAGAGTTCCTGGTGTTAAGAATGTATACCTTGCATACAGAAGAAATGCAAGATATATGCCTGCTGATGAGGAAGAACTTAACGAGGCAATTGAGGACGGAGTAGAGTTCGTTACACTTGTTTCTCCAAAATCATTCAAGGGCGGAAAGCTTGTATGTGCTAAGAATGTACTTGGTGAGCCTGATGCAAGCGGTAGAAGAGGAGTTAAGGAGACAGATGAACTTGTTGAATTACCATGTGATACACTTATCGCATCTATCGGTGAGAGTGTAAGAGGTGACTTCTACACAAGCAACGGAATTGAGATTGACAAGAAGAACCTTCCTGTACTTAATCCTGTTACTCTTGAGACAAATGTTAAGGGAGTATATGCTGCAGGTGACGGCGCTAAGGGTGCATCTGTTATCGTAAAAGCTATTGCTGACAGTAAGAGGGTTTGTGAGGCTATCGTAAATCATGCAATCGGTGAGCTTAAGATTTCAGATACTACTGACGAGAAGGTATACTCATACAGAGGAATCCTTGAAGAGGTAGAGGAGAAGAAGGCTGACAACAGATGTTTAGCTTGTGACTATATTTGTGAGAATTGTACAGAGGTTTGTCCAAACAGAGCTAATGTGTATGTTAATGTAAAGGGTAGCCATCAGATAGTTCATGTGGATTATATGTGCAATGAGTGTGGTAACTGTGAGACATTCTGTCCATATGCTTCTGCACCATACAAGGATAAGCTTACATTATTCGCAAGCGAAGCAGACATGCTTGATTCAGAGAACGACGGTTTTGTGATCGTTAAGGGAAGCAAGGATGTTAAGGTAAGAATTGACGGACAAAATCTTGTGTATAGAATAGGCGAGAGCAATGACAAGCTTAATTATAGATATGCTGAACTTATCGACACTATCTATAATGAATATGAGTATTTGCTCCTATAA
- the ssnA gene encoding putative aminohydrolase SsnA, translated as MLLIGNGRVVTGNQEQPLIEDGSVVLDGNTVLEVGNYRDLKEKYADATFVDAKGGLIMPAFINTHEHIYSAMARGLSINGYNPHGFLEILDGLWWTIDRNLDNELTYLSAMTTYIDCVKNGVTTIFDHHASFGEIEGSLFAIEKAARETGVRSCLCYEISDRDGEDKMKAAVKENVDFANHAKKDDSDMIAGMMGMHASFTISDKSMEYAMSRKPEDIGCHIHVAEGIEDLHSCLKVHNQRIVDRLYDWKVLGDKSLLAHCIYINPHEMDLIRDTNTCVVHNPESNMGNACGCPPTMEIVHRGIVCGLGSDGYTHDVLESWKVANVLHKHHLCDPNAAWGEVPKMLFEYNANIANRYFKKPLGVLKPGAAADVIVVDYTPNTPMTASNINSHLLFGVCGKDVRTTIANGNILMKDRELLHIDEKEVLAKVREGAMRLANKINGRGNA; from the coding sequence ATGCTACTAATTGGTAATGGAAGGGTAGTTACTGGAAATCAGGAACAGCCATTAATTGAGGATGGGTCTGTAGTACTGGATGGCAACACAGTTTTAGAGGTTGGAAACTACCGTGATTTGAAGGAAAAATATGCGGATGCAACTTTCGTGGATGCAAAGGGCGGGCTCATAATGCCGGCATTCATCAACACACACGAGCATATTTATTCTGCGATGGCAAGAGGCTTGAGCATCAATGGTTACAACCCACATGGATTTTTGGAGATCCTGGACGGCTTATGGTGGACAATAGACAGAAATTTAGACAACGAGCTCACATATCTTTCTGCTATGACTACTTATATTGACTGTGTTAAGAATGGTGTTACAACTATTTTTGATCATCATGCAAGCTTTGGTGAGATCGAGGGAAGCCTTTTTGCTATTGAAAAGGCTGCAAGAGAGACGGGTGTTAGAAGTTGTCTTTGCTATGAGATATCTGATCGTGATGGCGAAGACAAGATGAAAGCGGCTGTTAAGGAGAACGTTGATTTTGCAAATCATGCAAAAAAAGACGATTCAGACATGATTGCAGGTATGATGGGAATGCATGCCAGCTTCACAATTTCTGACAAGTCAATGGAATATGCTATGTCAAGAAAGCCGGAAGATATCGGATGTCATATCCATGTGGCAGAGGGTATTGAAGATTTGCATTCATGCTTGAAAGTACACAACCAGAGAATTGTTGACAGATTATATGACTGGAAAGTTCTGGGCGATAAGTCATTACTTGCACACTGTATTTATATTAACCCACATGAGATGGATCTTATCAGAGATACAAACACTTGTGTAGTACATAACCCTGAGTCAAATATGGGTAATGCATGCGGATGCCCTCCAACAATGGAGATTGTTCACAGAGGAATTGTATGCGGACTCGGAAGTGATGGCTATACACATGACGTTTTAGAGTCATGGAAGGTTGCAAATGTGCTTCATAAGCACCATTTATGCGATCCTAATGCAGCTTGGGGTGAAGTTCCAAAGATGCTTTTTGAGTACAATGCAAATATTGCAAACAGATACTTTAAGAAGCCGCTTGGAGTATTAAAGCCCGGCGCAGCAGCTGATGTTATCGTTGTTGATTATACACCGAATACACCTATGACCGCTTCAAATATCAATAGCCATCTATTGTTCGGAGTATGCGGAAAAGATGTTAGAACTACAATTGCAAACGGAAATATCTTGATGAAAGATAGAGAGCTTCTTCACATTGATGAAAAGGAAGTACTTGCTAAGGTAAGAGAAGGTGCAATGAGACTTGCAAATAAGATCAATGGAAGGGGAAATGCATAA